One Candidatus Saccharimonadales bacterium genomic window carries:
- a CDS encoding glycosyltransferase family 2 protein: MEIACYGILFASSAVLVLIFVLLRISLQRLRIRRSDMVSSDIPTISLCIPARNEKHALSECLERVLASDYPKLEVLVLDDNSQDDTSIIIKSFAHAGVRFIPGKPLPRGWLGRNYALDTLAREASGTHVVFMDVDTHITPRTISQLVGYGQSEKKDMISVIPRRYDTYRANVLFGTLRYFWQCIFGQIGRVTASGSLWMIKRNLLLGLLDRISEFKRSVEPESALARSGITYNCIISDEVLGVGYEKRWKSQLKTSQRLLYPLFGKNILGFIGGFLLFLLLSAPILFVVAGVFGWNDIHTIGAVILLGYGTVYAFYLKAVWVKRWWLGIVLWPYVSLQEFILFIASAWGYGFKNITWKDRSIYTGMEETKA, encoded by the coding sequence ATGGAAATAGCATGCTATGGAATTTTATTTGCAAGTAGTGCTGTGCTGGTTTTAATTTTTGTATTGCTCCGCATATCGCTTCAACGGCTTCGTATCCGACGTTCGGATATGGTTTCATCAGATATTCCAACCATCTCGCTGTGTATCCCCGCGCGAAATGAAAAGCACGCTCTGTCTGAATGTCTTGAACGCGTACTAGCGAGCGACTATCCCAAGCTCGAAGTTCTTGTGCTTGACGATAACTCTCAGGACGATACTTCTATCATTATAAAATCGTTCGCTCATGCGGGGGTCCGCTTCATACCAGGTAAACCGTTGCCTAGAGGGTGGCTGGGGCGTAACTATGCATTGGATACGCTTGCGCGAGAAGCTAGCGGGACACACGTTGTTTTTATGGATGTCGATACGCATATTACGCCGCGTACGATAAGTCAATTAGTCGGGTATGGCCAGAGCGAGAAAAAAGACATGATTTCTGTTATTCCAAGGCGCTACGATACGTATCGAGCCAATGTGCTTTTTGGTACGCTACGTTACTTCTGGCAATGCATTTTTGGGCAGATAGGCCGGGTAACGGCATCGGGTTCTCTTTGGATGATCAAACGGAACCTATTGCTTGGTTTGCTGGATCGTATAAGCGAATTTAAGCGTAGCGTTGAACCCGAAAGTGCACTAGCAAGATCAGGAATAACGTACAATTGTATCATCTCTGATGAAGTCCTTGGTGTGGGATATGAAAAAAGATGGAAATCACAGCTCAAAACAAGCCAAAGGCTGCTCTATCCATTATTTGGAAAGAATATCCTAGGATTTATAGGAGGTTTTTTACTCTTCTTGCTTTTAAGTGCGCCGATACTGTTTGTTGTGGCCGGGGTGTTTGGGTGGAATGATATTCATACAATCGGTGCAGTTATCCTTTTAGGGTATGGGACTGTGTATGCTTTTTATCTTAAAGCTGTTTGGGTAAAGCGGTGGTGGCTCGGCATAGTACTATGGCCTTATGTATCTCTTCAGGAATTTATACTATTTATTGCAAGTGCCTGGGGGTATGGTTTCAAAAATATTACCTGGAAAGACCGCTCCATTTATACAGGTATGGAGGAAACAAAGGCCTAG
- the secE gene encoding preprotein translocase subunit SecE, which produces MAKGKAAKKNEATVVRVSAKDDGKKKTKKIEEAVVAAPAVAPVEKKREKGVNPIIAIGGYFKGAWQELKQVRWPNRQATWSMTAALLGFTAFFVVLILLLDALFKYVFQLILG; this is translated from the coding sequence GTGGCAAAAGGCAAAGCAGCAAAAAAGAATGAAGCGACTGTTGTACGCGTGAGCGCGAAAGACGACGGCAAGAAAAAAACCAAAAAAATTGAAGAGGCAGTAGTAGCCGCACCTGCGGTTGCGCCTGTAGAAAAAAAGAGAGAGAAGGGTGTTAATCCGATCATTGCGATCGGGGGCTATTTCAAAGGAGCATGGCAAGAACTTAAGCAGGTTCGCTGGCCTAATCGGCAAGCAACATGGAGCATGACAGCCGCACTTCTTGGATTTACAGCATTTTTTGTTGTGCTAATCCTTCTTCTCGATGCATTATTTAAATACGTATTTCAATTAATTTTAGGATAA
- the nusG gene encoding transcription termination/antitermination protein NusG, which translates to MANRYDSSRQWYAVHTYSGYEEKVAESIRQRINAVDMADKIFDVMVPKEKQIEIKNGKRKVADKKIFQGYVLVEMKLTDETWYIVRNTPGVTGFVGSGTEPTPVSDNEISKIKKRMGVDDPKHHIDFSIGEVVSITDGPFKGFDGAISEIDNQKGKIKVMVSMFGRDTPVELDALQVKKV; encoded by the coding sequence ATGGCAAATCGATACGACTCAAGTAGGCAATGGTACGCGGTACACACATACAGCGGCTACGAAGAAAAGGTAGCGGAGAGCATCCGCCAGCGCATCAACGCAGTTGATATGGCGGACAAAATCTTCGATGTAATGGTTCCTAAGGAAAAACAGATCGAAATCAAAAACGGTAAACGTAAAGTTGCCGACAAAAAGATCTTCCAGGGTTATGTACTCGTAGAAATGAAATTGACAGACGAGACATGGTACATCGTACGTAATACTCCAGGTGTTACTGGGTTTGTTGGAAGCGGTACCGAACCGACACCAGTTTCAGATAATGAAATTTCTAAGATCAAAAAACGCATGGGCGTTGATGATCCAAAACATCATATCGACTTTTCAATCGGTGAAGTGGTATCAATCACCGATGGGCCGTTCAAAGGATTTGACGGTGCAATCAGCGAAATCGACAACCAAAAAGGTAAGATCAAAGTCATGGTCAGCATGTTTGGCCGCGACACTCCTGTCGAGCTTGATGCGCTCCAAGTAAAGAAAGTATAG
- a CDS encoding response regulator yields MAGLQKILLVEDNVELRTIYEQFLRHRGYFITSAVDGEDALKKAKELKPDLIFLDIMMPHLDGFRVLKLLRHDEQYGCTRTKIVLLTNLGDSSRVDAEVKKDMDGYVIKAEINLGDLVEIIKSFEESAKN; encoded by the coding sequence ACAATGTCGAACTAAGAACTATCTACGAACAGTTTTTGCGGCATAGGGGTTATTTTATTACGTCTGCGGTTGACGGAGAAGATGCGCTCAAAAAAGCCAAGGAGCTCAAACCCGACCTTATATTTCTTGATATTATGATGCCGCACCTCGATGGATTTCGTGTTTTGAAATTGCTGCGCCACGACGAGCAATACGGATGTACGAGGACAAAAATTGTGCTTCTTACAAACCTAGGTGATTCAAGTCGAGTTGACGCTGAAGTAAAAAAAGATATGGATGGGTACGTCATCAAGGCAGAAATCAACTTGGGTGATCTTGTAGAGATAATCAAATCATTCGAAGAGTCTGCGAAGAATTAG